The proteins below come from a single Beutenbergia cavernae DSM 12333 genomic window:
- a CDS encoding DNA gyrase/topoisomerase IV subunit B, with product MTTAAPESTYTARHLSVLEGLEAVRKRPGMYIGSTDSRGLMHCVWEIIDNSVDEALGGHGEAIDIVLHPDSSVEVRDSGRGIPVDTVERLGLSGVEVVFTKLHAGGKFGGSSYGSSGGLHGVGASVVNALSARLDVEVDRAGKTYRMTFRRGEPGTFDDGAVPSPEAPFAPFTDHSELAVVAKVPRGRTGTRVRYWADRQIFPVSAAFAYDELLTRARQTAFLVPGLSITVRDERRLPGTPGEGGVVEEVFRYDGGVRDFADYLSPDASVTDTWLLRGSDTFTESIQALDDAGHLRAQEVERTCEVDVALRWGIGYETEVRSFVNIIATPKGGSHLAGFEQGLLKTVRKQVEVNARRLKLTGKNGKERIEKDDVMAGLTAVVTVRLPEPQFEGQTKEVLGTAPVRAIVARVVERELTALLTSTKRGEKTQAAAVLDKVVDEMRARVAARTHKEISRRKNALETSSLPAKLADCRSDDVDRSELFIVEGDSALGTAKLARDSDFQALLPIRGKILNVQKASLADMLKNLECAAIIQVLGAGSGRTFELEAARYGRVVLMTDADVDGAHIRTLLLTLFFRYMRPLVEAGRVFAAVPPLHRVEISGSGGRKPEVVYTYSESELRQLLAKLEKSGRRYKQPIQRYKGLGEMDAHQLAETTMDPAHRTLRKIRLSDLERAEQVFELLMGNDVAPRKDFLVAGAAELDRDRIDA from the coding sequence GTGACCACCGCAGCGCCCGAGTCGACCTACACCGCACGGCACCTGTCCGTGCTCGAAGGGCTCGAGGCCGTCCGCAAACGGCCCGGGATGTACATCGGCTCGACGGACTCGCGCGGCCTCATGCACTGCGTGTGGGAGATCATCGACAACTCCGTGGACGAGGCGCTCGGCGGCCACGGCGAGGCGATCGACATCGTGCTGCACCCGGACTCCTCGGTGGAGGTCCGTGACTCCGGTCGCGGCATCCCGGTCGACACCGTCGAACGCCTGGGGCTCTCCGGCGTCGAGGTCGTGTTCACCAAGCTCCACGCCGGCGGGAAGTTCGGCGGCTCGTCCTACGGCTCCTCGGGCGGGCTCCACGGCGTCGGCGCGTCGGTCGTCAACGCGCTGTCGGCGCGGCTCGACGTCGAGGTGGACCGGGCGGGCAAGACCTACCGCATGACGTTCCGGCGCGGCGAGCCGGGGACGTTCGACGACGGCGCGGTGCCGAGCCCGGAGGCGCCGTTCGCGCCGTTCACCGACCACTCCGAGCTCGCCGTCGTGGCGAAGGTGCCGCGCGGGCGCACCGGCACCCGCGTGCGCTACTGGGCAGACCGGCAGATCTTCCCGGTCTCGGCGGCGTTCGCGTACGACGAGCTGCTCACGCGCGCCCGGCAGACGGCGTTCCTCGTGCCGGGGCTGTCCATCACGGTGCGCGACGAGCGCCGGCTGCCCGGGACGCCCGGGGAGGGCGGCGTCGTCGAGGAGGTCTTCCGGTACGACGGCGGCGTGCGGGACTTCGCCGACTACCTCAGCCCTGATGCGTCGGTCACCGACACCTGGCTCCTGCGGGGCTCGGACACGTTCACCGAGAGCATCCAGGCGCTCGACGACGCCGGGCACCTGCGTGCGCAGGAGGTGGAGCGCACGTGCGAGGTGGACGTCGCGCTCCGCTGGGGGATCGGCTACGAGACCGAGGTCCGCAGCTTCGTCAACATCATCGCGACGCCCAAGGGCGGCAGCCATCTGGCCGGGTTCGAGCAGGGCCTGCTCAAGACGGTCCGCAAGCAGGTCGAGGTCAACGCGCGTCGCCTCAAGCTCACGGGCAAGAACGGCAAGGAGCGGATCGAGAAGGACGACGTCATGGCCGGTCTCACGGCCGTGGTCACGGTCCGGCTCCCCGAGCCGCAGTTCGAGGGCCAGACGAAGGAGGTCCTCGGCACCGCCCCGGTGCGCGCCATCGTCGCCCGGGTCGTCGAACGCGAGCTCACCGCGTTGCTGACCTCCACGAAGCGCGGCGAGAAGACGCAGGCGGCCGCGGTGCTCGACAAGGTGGTCGACGAGATGCGTGCCCGGGTGGCCGCGCGCACGCACAAGGAGATCTCCCGGCGCAAGAACGCCCTGGAGACGTCGTCCCTGCCGGCGAAGCTGGCGGACTGCCGCAGCGACGACGTCGACCGCTCCGAGCTGTTCATCGTGGAGGGGGACAGCGCGCTCGGCACCGCCAAGCTGGCCCGTGACTCGGACTTCCAGGCGCTCCTGCCGATCCGCGGGAAGATCCTCAACGTCCAGAAGGCGTCCCTCGCCGACATGCTCAAGAACCTCGAGTGCGCGGCGATCATCCAGGTCCTGGGCGCGGGTTCGGGGCGGACGTTCGAGCTGGAGGCCGCGAGGTACGGCCGGGTCGTGCTCATGACGGACGCCGACGTGGACGGCGCCCACATCCGCACGCTGCTGCTCACGCTGTTCTTCCGGTACATGAGGCCACTGGTGGAGGCGGGTCGCGTGTTCGCCGCCGTCCCGCCGCTGCACCGCGTGGAGATCTCAGGATCCGGAGGGCGCAAGCCGGAGGTCGTCTACACGTACTCGGAGTCGGAGCTGCGGCAGCTGCTCGCGAAGCTCGAGAAGTCCGGCCGGCGCTACAAGCAGCCCATCCAGCGCTACAAGGGGCTCGGCGAGATGGACGCGCACCAGCTGGCGGAGACGACGATGGACCCGGCGCACCGCACGCTGCGCAAGATCAGGCTCTCCGACCTCGAGCGGGCGGAGCAGGTCTTCGAGCTCCTCATGGGGAACGACGTCGCCCCGCGGAAGGACTTCCTCGTCGCCGGCGCCGCGGAGCTCGACCGGGACCGGATCGACGCCTGA
- a CDS encoding GNAT family N-acetyltransferase: MTDLRLAPIAERADPPATLPPLTAGGLSWRPATAADAADLLALRNAVAVADDAPYRETEAEVADLFAASWRDFSTDSLLGYDEANVLRAYALADTRPGDTGTVRAFLWGAVHPERRGEGIGREVLAWLVGRGRQLLAASGKDVPARLVTYAEDDAPGSQHRMFEHAGFEARRFYSDLRRDLEVSVPDIRLGEGLRLVPWSPELDEPTRLAHNDAFRDHWGSEPQDTETWTSGRSEFAPAWSGLVLDTAPDVERLLGADDTDAETAASLRAGAPLVVGYQLASRYDSDFDVRGYRFGYTDALGVRRAYRGRRIAPALLSAAMRAFAADGMRYAVLDVDTANPTGAAGLYASLGYEKVSGSRMYSIEL, translated from the coding sequence ATGACCGACCTGCGCCTCGCACCGATCGCCGAGCGGGCCGACCCACCCGCGACGCTTCCTCCGCTCACCGCCGGTGGACTGTCTTGGCGCCCGGCCACCGCGGCCGACGCCGCCGACCTCCTGGCCCTGCGGAACGCCGTCGCCGTCGCCGACGACGCCCCGTACCGCGAGACCGAGGCCGAGGTCGCCGACCTGTTCGCGGCGTCCTGGCGCGACTTCTCCACCGACTCCCTCCTCGGCTACGACGAGGCGAATGTCCTGCGCGCCTACGCCCTCGCCGACACGCGCCCGGGGGACACCGGCACCGTGCGGGCGTTCCTGTGGGGCGCCGTCCACCCGGAGCGCCGCGGGGAGGGGATCGGGCGGGAGGTCCTGGCGTGGCTCGTCGGCCGCGGACGGCAGCTTCTCGCCGCCAGCGGGAAGGACGTCCCGGCACGCCTCGTGACCTACGCCGAGGACGACGCGCCGGGCTCGCAGCACCGGATGTTCGAGCACGCCGGCTTCGAGGCGCGGCGCTTCTACTCGGACCTGCGCAGGGACCTCGAGGTCTCGGTGCCCGACATCAGGCTCGGCGAGGGTCTGCGGCTCGTGCCGTGGTCACCGGAGCTCGACGAGCCGACGCGCCTGGCGCACAACGACGCGTTCCGCGACCACTGGGGCAGCGAACCGCAGGACACCGAGACCTGGACGAGCGGCCGCTCGGAGTTCGCACCTGCGTGGAGCGGCCTCGTCCTGGACACCGCGCCCGACGTCGAGCGACTCCTGGGTGCTGACGACACCGACGCCGAGACGGCGGCCTCGCTCCGCGCCGGCGCCCCTCTCGTGGTCGGCTACCAGCTCGCGTCCCGTTACGACTCCGATTTCGACGTGCGCGGCTACCGGTTCGGGTACACGGACGCGCTGGGCGTGCGACGGGCCTATCGCGGACGTCGCATCGCGCCCGCGCTGCTCAGCGCGGCGATGCGGGCGTTCGCAGCCGACGGCATGCGCTACGCCGTGCTCGACGTCGACACCGCGAACCCCACCGGGGCCGCGGGTCTGTACGCCAGCCTCGGCTACGAGAAGGTCTCGGGCTCGCGGATGTACTCGATCGAGCTCTGA
- a CDS encoding LysR family substrate-binding domain-containing protein, producing MDPTLRLLLVPGVSPGRWVATWRGRFSRVPLELVHAEAADQVRMLADGVADVGFVRLPMPTDEFHAIPLWTEATVVVVPRDHVLTAADEVEPGDLAGETLLVPVDDVLAWADPPGEPFAGVTPRTTAQAVELVAAGAGVLAVPMSLARAHQRKDVASVPLRDGPTSQVGLAWPRERDDDRIEDFVGVVRGRTANSSRGRRPAPGEADAASDPARAGAPRAGAARAPSRARGRSGAPGSRRARRGGRR from the coding sequence GTGGACCCCACGCTTCGGCTGCTGCTGGTGCCCGGCGTGAGCCCGGGCCGCTGGGTGGCCACCTGGCGGGGGCGCTTTTCGCGGGTCCCGCTCGAGCTCGTCCACGCCGAGGCGGCCGACCAGGTGCGGATGCTGGCCGACGGCGTCGCTGACGTCGGGTTCGTCCGGCTCCCGATGCCGACCGACGAGTTCCACGCCATCCCGCTGTGGACCGAGGCGACGGTCGTCGTCGTGCCGCGCGACCACGTCCTGACAGCCGCCGACGAGGTCGAGCCGGGCGACCTTGCCGGCGAGACGCTCCTCGTGCCCGTCGATGACGTGCTCGCCTGGGCGGACCCGCCCGGCGAGCCGTTCGCCGGCGTGACGCCGCGGACGACGGCGCAGGCGGTCGAGCTCGTCGCCGCCGGTGCCGGTGTGCTGGCCGTGCCGATGTCCCTCGCCCGGGCGCACCAGCGCAAGGACGTGGCCTCCGTCCCGCTGCGGGACGGACCCACGTCGCAGGTCGGCCTCGCCTGGCCGCGAGAGCGCGACGACGACCGGATCGAGGACTTCGTCGGCGTCGTCCGGGGCCGCACGGCGAACAGCTCGCGCGGACGTCGCCCGGCACCGGGTGAGGCCGACGCCGCGAGCGATCCCGCACGTGCCGGTGCGCCCCGGGCCGGAGCCGCTCGCGCGCCCAGCCGAGCGCGGGGCCGCAGCGGCGCGCCGGGCAGCCGTCGCGCGCGCCGGGGCGGCCGGCGCTGA
- a CDS encoding RNA polymerase sigma factor, giving the protein MPELPREFQHAALQDVVRHGRVHGRVAAEEFQAACSSAHVAPRRLATVLRAFVSLGIEISAPAAPAAAAARSTTSSTAVVEDAPAPKRARATKTSSAASAKAAPKKGAVKPAAKTTSKTKAAPAPSDETEEVELEEVDVAEDAVDVDDATEATEGDAAEGGAAKTAKTGTDETEDKGFVYSDADDDDAPAQQVVTAGATADPVKDYLKQIGKVALLNAEQEVELAKRIEAGLFAEETLAAGGSMEFKLRRELEWIAADGRRAKNHLLEANLRLVVSLAKRYTGRGMLFLDLIQEGNLGLIRAVEKFDYTKGYKFSTYATWWIRQAITRAMADQARTIRIPVHMVEVINKLARVQRQMLQDLGREPTPEELAKELDMTPEKVVEVQKYGREPISLHTPLGEDGDSEFGDLIEDSEAVVPADAVSFTLLQEQLHAVLDTLSEREAGVVSMRFGLTDGQPKTLDEIGKVYGVTRERIRQIESKTMSKLRHPSRSQVLRDYLD; this is encoded by the coding sequence ATGCCCGAGCTCCCTCGCGAGTTCCAGCACGCCGCTCTCCAGGACGTCGTCCGCCACGGCCGTGTGCACGGGCGGGTCGCCGCTGAGGAGTTCCAGGCGGCGTGCTCCAGCGCGCACGTGGCGCCCCGTCGCCTCGCGACGGTGCTGCGCGCGTTCGTCTCGCTCGGGATCGAGATCAGCGCCCCCGCTGCCCCCGCAGCCGCGGCGGCCCGGTCCACGACGTCGAGCACCGCCGTCGTCGAGGACGCGCCGGCCCCGAAGCGCGCTCGCGCCACGAAGACCAGCTCTGCGGCGTCCGCCAAGGCCGCGCCGAAGAAGGGCGCCGTCAAGCCCGCCGCCAAGACGACCTCGAAGACGAAGGCCGCCCCCGCCCCGAGCGACGAGACCGAGGAGGTCGAGCTCGAGGAGGTCGACGTCGCCGAGGACGCGGTGGACGTCGACGACGCGACCGAGGCGACCGAGGGCGACGCCGCCGAGGGCGGCGCGGCGAAGACCGCGAAGACCGGCACGGACGAGACCGAGGACAAGGGATTCGTCTACTCCGACGCGGACGACGACGACGCGCCGGCGCAGCAGGTGGTCACGGCGGGTGCGACTGCCGACCCCGTGAAGGACTACCTCAAGCAGATCGGCAAGGTCGCGCTGCTGAACGCGGAGCAGGAGGTCGAGCTCGCGAAGCGCATCGAGGCCGGCCTGTTCGCGGAGGAGACGCTCGCCGCGGGCGGCTCGATGGAGTTCAAGCTGCGCCGCGAGCTCGAGTGGATCGCCGCCGACGGGCGTCGGGCGAAGAACCACCTGCTCGAGGCGAACCTGCGCCTCGTGGTCTCCCTGGCCAAGCGCTACACCGGCCGCGGGATGCTGTTCCTGGACCTCATCCAGGAGGGCAACCTCGGTCTGATCCGCGCCGTCGAGAAGTTCGACTACACCAAGGGCTACAAGTTCTCGACGTACGCCACGTGGTGGATCCGGCAGGCGATCACCCGCGCGATGGCGGACCAGGCGCGCACCATCCGCATCCCGGTGCACATGGTCGAGGTCATCAACAAGCTCGCCCGCGTGCAGCGGCAGATGCTCCAGGACCTGGGCCGCGAGCCCACCCCGGAGGAGCTCGCCAAGGAGCTCGACATGACCCCGGAGAAGGTCGTCGAGGTCCAGAAGTACGGCCGCGAGCCGATCTCGCTGCACACCCCGCTCGGCGAGGACGGCGACAGCGAGTTCGGTGACCTCATCGAGGACTCCGAGGCCGTGGTGCCGGCCGACGCCGTGAGCTTCACGCTCCTGCAGGAGCAGCTACACGCGGTGCTCGACACGCTCTCGGAGCGCGAGGCCGGCGTCGTCTCGATGCGGTTCGGCCTGACCGACGGCCAGCCGAAGACGCTCGACGAGATCGGCAAGGTCTACGGCGTCACGCGCGAGCGGATCCGCCAGATCGAGTCCAAGACGATGTCGAAGCTGCGTCACCCGTCGCGGTCGCAGGTTCTGCGCGACTACCTGGACTGA
- the gcvP gene encoding aminomethyl-transferring glycine dehydrogenase produces MSEFARRHIGPDEAETAAMLATLGRPSAGQLLREAIPEDIATTAASSLPHAADEASVLAELRAIASRNTVRTSMIGQGYYDTLTPSVLVRGILENPAWYTAYTPYQPEISQGRLEALLNFQTMVEDLTGLPVAGASMLDESTAVAEAMLLARRVVRGEGGTFLVDSRTFPQTKAVLATRAEPLGIRLAEFDPTAAPEESLLEDAFGAVIQYPAADGLVYPRSAVEAWAAAVHDRGGQLVLAADLLALTLLASPASLGADMAAGTTQRFGVPMGFGGPHAGYLAVRDGLQRQLPGRLVGVSVDAEGAPALRLALQTREQHIRRERATSNICTAQVLLAVLASMYAVYHGPTGLRAIAERVHGRAVELAAELRVRGADVVHARFFDTLTVRVPGRAAELARAALERGVTIWVADADTVSLSCDEATTPSTLAAVLAAVDEAAPTPDAHVAEDDGAAAPAADDLADLSRDVDYLLHPVFSRFHSETAMMRYLRTLADRDYALDRGMIPLGSCTMKLNAATEMAAITWPEFARIHPFAPRGDVQGYLDLIGTLEGWLADLTGYDAVRVQPNAGSQGELAGLLAVRRYHEANGESGRDVCLVPSSAHGTNAASAVLAGMRVKVVACDDGGNVDVEDLRRVLAAHDGEVAAIMVTYPSTHGVYESSIREICSLVHDAGGQVYIDGANLNALLGAARPGEFGGDVSHLNLHKTFCIPHGGGGPGVGPVAARSHLVPYLPGHPLDPADGPTDGAVSAAPYGSASILPISWAYVRLMGAEGLLAATRAAVLSANYVASRLEEHFPVLYRGNGDLVAHECILDLRPLTKETGITVDDVAKRLIDYGFHAPTMSFPVAGTLMVEPTESEDLREIDRFCDAMIAIAGEARAVADGEWSAEDNPLVNAPHTAVSLVGDWAHPYSRAQAVFPVPGIERNKYWPPVRRIDGAFGDRHLVCSCAGIEAYAT; encoded by the coding sequence GATCCTCGAGAACCCCGCCTGGTACACGGCGTACACGCCGTACCAGCCGGAGATCTCGCAGGGCCGGCTCGAGGCCCTGCTCAACTTCCAGACGATGGTCGAGGACCTGACCGGCCTCCCGGTGGCCGGCGCGTCGATGCTCGACGAGTCGACTGCTGTCGCCGAGGCGATGCTCCTGGCCCGCCGCGTCGTGCGTGGCGAGGGCGGCACGTTCCTCGTCGACTCACGCACGTTCCCGCAGACGAAGGCGGTCCTCGCCACGCGCGCCGAACCCCTCGGCATCCGGCTCGCCGAGTTCGACCCGACGGCGGCGCCGGAGGAGAGCCTGCTCGAGGACGCGTTCGGGGCGGTGATCCAGTACCCGGCCGCCGACGGGCTCGTCTACCCCCGGTCCGCGGTCGAGGCGTGGGCCGCGGCGGTGCACGACCGGGGCGGGCAGCTCGTGCTCGCCGCCGATCTGCTGGCCCTCACGCTGCTGGCCTCGCCCGCCTCGCTCGGGGCCGACATGGCGGCGGGGACGACCCAACGGTTCGGTGTCCCGATGGGCTTCGGCGGGCCGCACGCCGGGTACCTCGCCGTGCGCGACGGGCTCCAGCGGCAGCTGCCCGGACGGCTCGTCGGCGTCTCCGTCGACGCGGAGGGTGCCCCCGCGCTGCGGCTCGCGCTGCAGACCCGGGAGCAGCACATCCGGCGCGAGCGGGCGACGTCGAACATCTGCACCGCCCAGGTGCTGCTCGCGGTGCTCGCCTCGATGTACGCCGTCTACCACGGGCCCACGGGGCTGCGCGCGATCGCCGAACGCGTGCACGGCCGGGCCGTGGAGCTGGCCGCCGAGCTGCGCGTCCGCGGGGCCGACGTCGTGCACGCGCGGTTCTTCGACACGCTCACCGTGCGGGTGCCCGGTCGCGCGGCGGAGCTCGCCCGGGCGGCGCTCGAGCGGGGCGTCACGATCTGGGTCGCCGACGCCGACACGGTCTCCCTCTCGTGCGACGAGGCGACGACGCCGTCCACGCTCGCCGCGGTGCTCGCCGCCGTCGACGAGGCCGCGCCGACGCCGGACGCTCACGTGGCCGAGGACGACGGTGCCGCCGCGCCGGCGGCGGACGACCTCGCCGACCTCTCTCGGGACGTCGACTACCTGCTGCACCCGGTGTTCAGCAGGTTCCACTCCGAGACGGCGATGATGCGCTACCTGCGCACGCTCGCCGACCGCGACTACGCCCTGGACCGGGGGATGATCCCGCTCGGGTCGTGCACGATGAAGCTCAACGCCGCCACCGAGATGGCGGCGATCACGTGGCCGGAGTTCGCGCGGATCCACCCGTTCGCTCCGCGAGGTGACGTCCAGGGGTACCTCGATCTCATCGGAACCCTCGAGGGCTGGCTCGCGGACCTCACGGGCTACGACGCCGTCCGGGTCCAGCCGAACGCCGGGTCGCAGGGCGAGCTCGCGGGGCTGCTCGCGGTCCGCCGCTACCACGAGGCGAACGGCGAGTCCGGGCGCGACGTGTGCCTCGTGCCCTCCTCCGCGCACGGCACGAACGCCGCGTCGGCGGTGCTGGCCGGGATGAGGGTGAAGGTCGTCGCGTGCGACGACGGCGGCAACGTCGACGTCGAGGACCTGCGCCGCGTCCTCGCGGCGCACGACGGCGAGGTCGCCGCCATCATGGTGACCTACCCGAGCACCCACGGCGTGTACGAGTCGAGTATTCGGGAGATCTGCTCACTCGTCCATGACGCAGGCGGGCAGGTGTACATCGACGGCGCGAACCTCAACGCGCTCCTCGGTGCGGCCCGGCCGGGGGAGTTCGGCGGCGACGTCTCGCACCTCAACCTCCACAAGACGTTCTGCATCCCGCACGGGGGCGGCGGCCCGGGCGTCGGACCCGTCGCCGCCCGGTCCCACCTCGTGCCGTACCTGCCGGGTCACCCGCTCGATCCGGCGGACGGCCCGACCGACGGCGCGGTGAGCGCTGCGCCGTACGGGTCGGCGTCGATCCTGCCGATCAGCTGGGCGTACGTGCGGCTCATGGGCGCCGAGGGCCTCCTCGCGGCGACCCGTGCGGCGGTGCTGTCGGCGAACTACGTCGCGTCCCGCCTGGAGGAGCACTTCCCGGTCCTGTACCGCGGGAACGGCGACCTCGTCGCGCACGAGTGCATCCTCGACCTGCGTCCCCTGACGAAGGAGACCGGCATCACCGTCGACGACGTCGCGAAGCGACTGATCGACTACGGCTTCCACGCGCCGACGATGAGCTTCCCGGTCGCGGGCACGCTCATGGTCGAGCCGACGGAGAGCGAGGACCTGCGGGAGATCGACCGGTTCTGCGACGCGATGATCGCGATCGCGGGCGAGGCGCGGGCGGTCGCCGACGGCGAGTGGTCCGCCGAGGACAACCCGCTCGTCAACGCGCCGCACACGGCGGTGAGCCTCGTGGGGGACTGGGCGCACCCGTACTCCCGGGCGCAGGCCGTGTTCCCGGTGCCCGGCATCGAGCGGAACAAGTACTGGCCGCCGGTGCGCCGGATCGACGGCGCGTTCGGCGACCGCCACCTCGTGTGCAGCTGCGCCGGGATCGAGGCCTACGCGACCTGA
- a CDS encoding DUF7455 domain-containing protein, with protein sequence MSPQLTAEDRCDRCGAQAYVRVSLPSGELYFCAHHGRKHAPAFSEIATDILDESDRLLSEDQSDRR encoded by the coding sequence ATGAGCCCCCAGCTGACCGCCGAGGACCGGTGCGACCGGTGCGGCGCTCAGGCCTACGTCCGCGTCTCGCTGCCGAGCGGCGAGCTGTACTTCTGCGCCCACCACGGGCGCAAGCACGCGCCCGCCTTCAGCGAGATCGCGACCGACATCCTCGACGAGTCCGACCGACTCCTCTCGGAGGACCAGTCCGACCGTCGCTGA
- a CDS encoding DUF5997 family protein, whose product MSSSRSSQTMKPATAARKLDVYLPATPAEFRTGTVTREELEELQRNPPEWLVTLRRDGPHPRSVVAGRLRVSIGGLARGGVTEALTTAQIQELHDDPPAWLRHERAVHAEVRREEKRLAQQRAGEDSQRSDDDADG is encoded by the coding sequence GTGAGCAGCTCTCGATCCTCCCAGACCATGAAGCCCGCGACGGCGGCCCGCAAGCTCGACGTGTACCTGCCGGCCACACCGGCGGAGTTCCGCACGGGCACGGTGACGCGGGAGGAGCTCGAGGAGCTGCAGCGGAACCCGCCGGAGTGGCTCGTGACGCTGCGGCGGGACGGTCCGCACCCGCGCTCGGTCGTCGCCGGACGGCTGCGGGTGTCGATCGGCGGCCTCGCCCGCGGGGGTGTCACGGAGGCGTTGACGACGGCGCAGATCCAGGAGCTGCACGACGATCCGCCCGCGTGGTTGCGCCACGAGCGCGCGGTGCACGCCGAGGTCCGGCGCGAGGAGAAGCGGCTCGCGCAGCAGCGGGCGGGCGAGGACTCGCAGCGCTCGGACGACGACGCCGACGGCTGA
- a CDS encoding GNAT family N-acetyltransferase, whose product MIAPLADRAAAPEVLPVPDAAGLAWAPVPAAADADLLELVRASETADATRSRTSADQVAMLFASPWFDAASDSLGGRDADGVLRAAAFVQHVPDEPDIARVVVSGTVHPDARGAGVGTGLLSWALGRARQILATMRQDLPGRISVWLEEEQVQARALHEAAGFVPVRYFHDMRRDLAQELPDVVVPAGLELVSDRVDLAEAVRLAHNEAFADHWGSQPIPRERWELWMGRVVPEWSYAILDTSGGTEEVAAYLISSKPEENWASQGWTDGHTELLGVRRAWRGRRLAPALLAAAMHAYRAAGLEFATLDVDTENPSGAHTLYGALGYERTGTSVLSVIDL is encoded by the coding sequence GTGATCGCACCCCTTGCCGACCGGGCCGCCGCCCCGGAGGTCCTGCCCGTGCCGGACGCGGCGGGTCTCGCCTGGGCTCCCGTCCCGGCCGCTGCCGACGCCGACCTCCTCGAGCTCGTGCGTGCGAGCGAGACGGCCGACGCCACCCGGAGCCGGACGTCGGCAGACCAGGTCGCGATGCTGTTCGCGTCACCGTGGTTCGATGCTGCGTCGGACTCCTTGGGCGGACGTGACGCGGACGGCGTCCTGCGTGCCGCCGCGTTCGTGCAGCACGTGCCGGACGAGCCCGACATCGCCCGCGTCGTCGTGAGCGGGACGGTGCATCCCGACGCGCGGGGCGCCGGGGTGGGGACGGGTCTGCTGAGCTGGGCGCTCGGCCGGGCACGCCAGATCCTCGCGACGATGCGCCAGGACCTTCCCGGGCGGATCTCCGTTTGGCTCGAGGAGGAGCAGGTGCAGGCGCGCGCCCTGCACGAGGCAGCGGGGTTCGTGCCGGTCCGCTACTTCCACGACATGCGGCGTGACCTCGCCCAGGAGCTGCCCGACGTCGTCGTCCCCGCGGGCCTCGAGCTCGTGTCGGACCGGGTCGATCTGGCCGAGGCGGTGCGGCTGGCGCACAACGAGGCGTTCGCCGACCACTGGGGCTCGCAGCCGATCCCGCGCGAGCGGTGGGAGCTGTGGATGGGCAGGGTCGTCCCCGAGTGGTCCTACGCGATCCTCGACACGTCCGGCGGGACCGAGGAGGTCGCCGCCTACCTCATCTCGAGCAAGCCCGAGGAGAACTGGGCGTCGCAGGGGTGGACCGACGGTCACACCGAGCTGCTCGGAGTCCGCCGGGCGTGGCGCGGGCGACGGCTCGCCCCGGCGCTGCTCGCGGCGGCGATGCACGCCTACCGGGCTGCCGGGCTCGAGTTCGCGACGCTCGACGTCGACACGGAGAACCCGAGCGGCGCCCACACGCTGTACGGGGCGCTCGGCTACGAGCGGACCGGGACGTCGGTGCTCTCGGTGATCGACCTCTGA
- a CDS encoding rRNA adenine N-6-methyltransferase family protein: MSGGHGRSRWSYFRLSPDWASTLVDRAGVEHGDTVLDLGAGAGALTGPLVDRGARVIALERHAGRVQRLRERFDGRSVSVVEADIRDLRLPARPFRVVANPPFHLARPIVADLLGARLLVRADLVLRHDTARNLARAHADDPRWVVETTLAIPRTAFEPSPSVDALVLTLRRRSGPGRAPRRRRRGSPSAGRRRSP; this comes from the coding sequence GTGTCCGGGGGACACGGACGCTCCCGATGGAGCTACTTCAGACTCTCGCCTGACTGGGCGTCCACGCTCGTCGACCGGGCGGGCGTGGAGCACGGGGACACCGTGCTCGACCTGGGCGCCGGCGCCGGGGCGCTGACCGGCCCGCTCGTCGATCGCGGCGCACGAGTCATCGCGCTCGAACGGCACGCGGGACGCGTGCAACGGCTGCGCGAGCGCTTCGACGGACGGTCCGTGTCCGTCGTCGAGGCCGACATCCGCGACCTGCGGCTTCCGGCGCGACCGTTCCGGGTCGTGGCCAACCCGCCCTTCCACCTCGCGCGTCCGATCGTCGCCGACCTGCTGGGCGCGCGCCTGCTCGTGCGCGCCGACCTCGTGCTGCGCCACGACACGGCCCGCAACCTGGCCCGGGCGCACGCGGACGACCCGCGCTGGGTGGTGGAGACGACGCTCGCGATCCCGCGGACGGCGTTCGAGCCCTCGCCCAGCGTCGACGCGCTGGTGCTCACGCTCAGGCGTCGATCCGGTCCCGGTCGAGCTCCGCGGCGCCGGCGACGAGGAAGTCCTTCCGCGGGGCGACGTCGTTCCCCATGA